The following coding sequences lie in one Polluticoccus soli genomic window:
- a CDS encoding GEVED domain-containing protein: protein MNSSIKPVLKKACLFLAIPVLAAGSATAQYASANQYPFVATTENFQYLSGGTVVSSIHTDDAQQTNIPIGFSFPFCGTSYTTGTVSSNVWFSLSTSSAIGTGVNNDNSNFNQFSGNNSLPVIMPFWDDFGWAFGGVASYLTTGTAPNRVFTFEWKNWVWDFSLPKGSLTMQMKLYENGSIQFLYKRETGAMGSQLAITSGWFGASIGIAKSTTDFQFLNGSTMFSTPSTSTIKGNIEARPFSEQSYMWLAPCTDMQSARIEGPDDVCPGQPFTLAAVARPTIGTSTSCSWSYSDNGTTYTSMSGGSGTVSDVITKTRWYKATISCGSTTITTIPKKVDVSPHYKCYCNSSATITNSTSAMDIGKVNLVSFPKDTILNNYDASLALSSNLYAVKAYSDFTQEFTPPVQLYRDSSYIVIANVINWTTFVDGAVSAYIDYNHNSIFDSYERIMFNVAKNAQPTPGQVADTFTVPDTARVGITRMRVILKTGTALPDSCNAYGDGETEDYLVNISHPPCNGPSKAGVVVGEDTSMCPGYAYVVTDTTYEKEKSRQARIWQHSADDITWSNVPNSADKDSLVRDFKIQSLYYRVRMVCLTTEDTTYSNEFRIGLKPGYKCYCHSQSTGGNENDSSDIGAFQIYNFSIADGGAHLGNEKAVKTRTDRTDLTPIVMWVDSVYSFYIFHTMPRQHHADGKITVFMDFNNDHQYNIPEERVFTGFTNVGYHTLIDQVIIPNAAIVDVPTGLRVIINNDVSPNVPSDDACGSYVSGETEDYIIWFKRAFNVKVEELKGLEDIVLFPNPTTGRFNLRFNSAAAKSVTVSVSTVTGQQVLSEAYTHQGGRFMKEVDLSGQAKGVYLVEVNADGVKAKKRIVIQ from the coding sequence ATGAACAGCTCTATTAAACCAGTGCTAAAAAAAGCATGTCTTTTTTTAGCTATTCCTGTCTTAGCAGCCGGCAGCGCTACTGCTCAATATGCTTCAGCCAATCAATACCCCTTCGTAGCCACGACAGAGAACTTTCAGTATTTGTCGGGCGGCACAGTGGTAAGTAGCATACATACAGATGATGCGCAGCAAACCAACATTCCTATTGGTTTCAGCTTTCCATTCTGTGGTACTAGTTATACCACCGGTACTGTGTCGTCAAATGTCTGGTTCTCGCTTAGTACGTCTTCGGCCATAGGCACTGGCGTAAACAACGACAACAGCAACTTCAACCAGTTCAGCGGCAACAATTCTCTGCCGGTGATCATGCCTTTCTGGGATGATTTTGGATGGGCCTTTGGTGGCGTAGCCAGCTATCTGACAACTGGTACCGCGCCTAACCGCGTGTTCACCTTTGAATGGAAAAACTGGGTATGGGACTTTTCATTACCCAAAGGATCGCTCACCATGCAAATGAAATTGTATGAGAACGGCTCCATACAGTTTTTATATAAAAGGGAAACAGGCGCGATGGGTTCACAGCTGGCGATTACGTCAGGCTGGTTCGGCGCCTCTATAGGCATTGCTAAAAGCACAACAGATTTTCAGTTCCTGAATGGCAGTACTATGTTCTCAACGCCAAGTACCAGCACCATTAAAGGTAATATTGAAGCAAGACCTTTTAGCGAACAAAGCTACATGTGGCTGGCCCCTTGCACTGACATGCAGTCGGCCAGGATCGAAGGTCCGGATGATGTATGTCCCGGACAACCATTTACGCTTGCAGCTGTAGCAAGACCTACGATTGGCACCAGCACAAGCTGTAGCTGGTCATATTCAGATAACGGCACCACTTACACGTCAATGTCTGGCGGCTCGGGTACAGTTTCTGATGTTATCACGAAAACAAGATGGTACAAGGCAACAATTAGCTGTGGCTCTACCACCATAACAACAATCCCAAAAAAGGTAGATGTATCGCCGCATTATAAGTGTTATTGCAATTCTTCGGCAACAATAACCAACTCAACCTCGGCAATGGATATCGGCAAGGTCAACCTGGTGTCGTTCCCGAAGGATACTATACTTAACAACTACGATGCCAGCCTTGCGTTGTCAAGTAATCTATATGCTGTAAAAGCTTATTCAGATTTTACGCAAGAGTTTACACCACCTGTGCAGCTATATCGCGATTCTTCTTATATCGTCATTGCCAACGTTATTAACTGGACAACGTTTGTCGATGGTGCCGTATCGGCCTATATCGACTACAACCACAACTCGATATTCGACTCGTATGAGCGGATCATGTTCAATGTAGCTAAGAACGCACAGCCTACACCCGGACAGGTGGCCGATACATTTACGGTACCAGATACCGCGAGGGTGGGTATTACCCGTATGCGCGTGATACTGAAGACCGGTACAGCCCTGCCTGATTCGTGCAATGCTTATGGCGATGGCGAAACAGAGGACTACCTGGTAAACATTAGTCACCCACCTTGCAATGGTCCTTCTAAAGCCGGTGTGGTGGTTGGTGAAGACACTTCGATGTGTCCCGGCTATGCTTATGTTGTGACAGATACCACCTATGAAAAGGAAAAGAGCCGGCAAGCGCGGATATGGCAGCATTCAGCCGACGATATCACATGGTCTAACGTGCCCAATTCAGCTGATAAGGACTCTTTGGTGCGCGATTTCAAAATTCAAAGTCTCTACTATCGTGTAAGAATGGTATGTCTCACAACAGAGGATACTACTTATTCAAATGAGTTCCGCATAGGTCTTAAGCCAGGATACAAATGTTATTGCCACAGCCAGTCGACAGGTGGCAACGAAAACGACAGCAGTGATATTGGTGCATTCCAGATCTATAATTTCAGTATAGCAGACGGTGGCGCGCACCTGGGCAATGAAAAGGCGGTAAAAACCCGTACCGACCGTACTGATCTTACGCCTATCGTAATGTGGGTAGACAGCGTTTACAGTTTTTACATCTTCCACACCATGCCTAGACAGCATCATGCTGATGGCAAGATCACGGTGTTCATGGATTTCAACAACGATCACCAATATAACATTCCTGAAGAGCGTGTGTTCACAGGCTTTACCAATGTGGGCTATCATACGCTCATCGACCAGGTGATCATTCCAAATGCTGCGATCGTAGATGTGCCAACAGGCCTGCGAGTGATCATCAACAACGATGTGTCGCCCAATGTTCCCTCAGATGATGCATGCGGCTCGTATGTTTCCGGCGAAACAGAGGATTACATTATTTGGTTCAAACGTGCATTCAATGTGAAAGTAGAGGAGTTGAAAGGGCTGGAAGACATCGTCCTGTTCCCTAACCCTACCACGGGACGATTCAATTTGCGTTTCAATAGCGCCGCGGCCAAATCGGTAACTGTTTCAGTTTCAACCGTAACGGGACAGCAGGTATTGAGTGAAGCATACACACACCAAGGTGGCAGGTTTATGAAAGAGGTCGACCTTAGCGGCCAGGCAAAGGGTGTATACCTGGTGGAAGTGAATGCGGATGGCGTGAAAGCAAAAAAGCGGATCGTGATACAATAG
- a CDS encoding GEVED domain-containing protein gives MRHYKFGPGIGLVLTLLFSMFLGLPVARAQFPTAAAYPFTASQKTFNYVTGGTAINFSTVNTLNWDDNYYNVPIGFTFTFAGTAYTTVTPQTNGYMVFGNTTAMTWPPYSAPTVPCMMGGWDDCEGDPSASAVTYKTTGTAPNRVFTLEFKNWGLWSYATYPGFISYQYILYESGPLELVYKQESGSSHFGSNSYNTAAGIAKSSTDYQSLNNFSASPTPTTSTFNVSLTGKPATGQSYLWGQVPCTGTPTTSVSAPSEVCPNKPFSVALNGLAIYSGFTFQWQTSVNGTTWTNWTGPVGSAGDITDIISAPKWYRCSVTCTNSSQSFQTQPFHIGISPFYYCYCAGSTATSGSGIDIGNIKVVSFASGQVMLDNGNATPLQSNANANKSYTDFRKTLAPVPMYHDSAYYLLIQQISSVSAFSAGSAAIFIDYNRNGTFDPWERVLQETTSQSLPNPGLVRDTFLVPDTAGYGITGMRVILRQGTTVPDTCSSYSDGETEDYLVDLRYRPCDSIPKTGVIEGDTSMCVGYDYILTDSTYQTKRHGLLRLWQHSADAINWVDINSSVDKDTLMRLFNNGQPLFYRMRMVCSHTNDTGYSPVHKVNLKPTYKCYCFSQSLGGINDTSDVGGFSIYNFSVNDGGAHLGNTRAVRKRQDFTDLQPIEMWVDSIYQFHVFHTMPSEIHSDAKITVFADFNNNHQYDIPGERIFTGFTNVGYHTLISNVVIPNAAIVDMPTGMRVIVNNNVGPNTQSDDGCGTYISGETEDFMVIFRRPFNVSVNNTTADLRTVQVYPNPSSGKFTIDFYSGNTIKEVSVRVLTMTGQQVFSEVYSHNSGRFTRELDIEGRAKGVYFVEINADGIKETKRMVIK, from the coding sequence ATGCGTCATTACAAATTTGGTCCCGGTATCGGTTTAGTCTTAACCCTGTTGTTTAGTATGTTTTTGGGTTTACCTGTGGCAAGAGCGCAGTTCCCTACTGCGGCAGCATATCCGTTTACAGCCTCGCAAAAAACCTTTAACTACGTAACAGGGGGAACCGCGATCAATTTTAGTACAGTCAATACCCTTAACTGGGACGACAACTATTACAATGTTCCTATTGGCTTCACTTTCACTTTTGCAGGAACTGCATATACTACAGTTACACCCCAAACAAATGGCTACATGGTTTTTGGGAACACGACGGCTATGACATGGCCGCCATACAGTGCGCCTACTGTACCATGCATGATGGGTGGTTGGGACGATTGCGAAGGAGATCCGAGTGCCAGTGCTGTAACCTATAAAACCACCGGCACCGCTCCTAACCGCGTTTTTACATTGGAATTCAAAAACTGGGGACTGTGGTCTTATGCAACTTATCCTGGGTTTATTTCTTATCAATATATCCTGTATGAAAGCGGGCCACTTGAATTGGTATATAAACAAGAAAGTGGGAGCTCGCACTTCGGAAGTAACTCGTATAACACAGCGGCCGGTATAGCAAAATCGTCAACCGACTATCAATCGTTGAACAATTTCAGCGCGTCGCCAACGCCGACTACATCTACATTTAATGTGAGCCTTACCGGCAAACCTGCCACTGGTCAAAGCTATCTGTGGGGACAGGTGCCCTGCACAGGCACGCCAACAACATCTGTTTCTGCTCCATCCGAAGTTTGTCCTAACAAGCCGTTTAGTGTCGCATTGAATGGTTTAGCCATTTACTCGGGCTTTACCTTCCAATGGCAGACGTCTGTTAACGGCACCACATGGACCAACTGGACTGGTCCGGTAGGTTCGGCCGGTGATATTACAGATATCATCTCTGCTCCCAAATGGTACCGTTGCTCGGTTACCTGCACCAACTCCAGCCAGTCGTTCCAGACACAGCCGTTCCATATCGGCATCTCGCCGTTTTATTATTGTTACTGCGCAGGTTCAACAGCAACATCGGGTTCAGGCATCGACATCGGTAACATAAAAGTGGTAAGCTTTGCATCTGGCCAGGTGATGCTGGATAATGGCAATGCTACTCCACTACAGAGCAATGCTAATGCCAACAAGTCCTATACTGACTTCAGGAAAACCCTGGCACCGGTACCAATGTATCATGATAGTGCTTATTATCTCCTTATACAGCAGATCAGTTCAGTGTCTGCATTCAGTGCTGGTTCTGCTGCCATATTTATTGACTACAACCGAAACGGTACTTTCGATCCGTGGGAGCGTGTACTGCAGGAAACTACTAGCCAGTCATTGCCCAATCCCGGATTGGTTCGGGATACATTCCTTGTACCAGACACAGCAGGATATGGTATCACCGGTATGCGGGTAATATTAAGGCAGGGTACTACGGTGCCTGATACTTGTTCATCGTATTCTGACGGCGAGACTGAAGACTACCTTGTAGATCTTCGTTACCGCCCGTGCGACAGTATACCAAAAACCGGTGTAATTGAAGGCGACACATCGATGTGCGTTGGCTACGACTACATACTTACCGACTCTACTTATCAAACCAAAAGGCACGGCTTGTTGCGACTTTGGCAGCATTCGGCAGATGCCATCAACTGGGTGGATATAAATAGCTCGGTTGATAAGGATACGCTAATGCGCCTTTTCAACAATGGGCAGCCACTGTTCTACCGCATGCGCATGGTTTGTTCGCATACCAATGATACCGGTTATAGCCCGGTACATAAAGTGAACCTGAAGCCAACGTACAAATGTTATTGCTTCAGCCAATCGCTTGGTGGCATCAATGATACCAGCGATGTGGGTGGTTTTTCTATCTACAACTTCTCGGTAAACGATGGCGGAGCGCATTTGGGCAATACGCGGGCCGTACGCAAACGCCAGGATTTTACTGACCTGCAGCCGATAGAAATGTGGGTGGATAGCATTTACCAGTTTCATGTATTTCATACCATGCCAAGCGAGATCCACAGCGATGCTAAGATCACTGTGTTTGCCGATTTCAATAACAACCATCAATATGACATACCAGGCGAGCGCATTTTTACAGGATTCACTAACGTAGGTTACCATACCCTGATCAGCAATGTAGTAATACCCAATGCGGCAATAGTTGACATGCCAACGGGTATGCGTGTTATCGTCAACAATAATGTAGGGCCGAATACGCAGTCAGATGACGGTTGCGGTACGTATATATCTGGTGAAACGGAAGACTTCATGGTGATCTTCCGTCGTCCATTCAATGTCAGTGTGAACAACACTACTGCCGATCTGCGCACTGTGCAGGTGTATCCAAACCCAAGCAGCGGCAAGTTTACTATTGACTTCTATAGTGGAAATACGATCAAAGAAGTGAGTGTTCGTGTTCTGACTATGACCGGTCAACAAGTGTTCAGCGAAGTGTATAGTCATAATAGCGGCAGATTCACCAGAGAACTGGATATTGAAGGGCGGGCAAAAGGTGTCTACTTCGTGGAGATCAATGCTGACGGCATTAAAGAAACCAAACGGATGGTCATTAAATAA
- a CDS encoding GEVED domain-containing protein: MNAKKSVLTAIFCMVQILLAVTIAHAQSAIYSQAFTGGATATAQCTAFNTFSAGLNPGIYLSVKISGTYDPTGIICQDPVIANAVANALKTSTSYTSPICNGNVWSVCNRGSYMELWLNPGTQCNGSNCPNPGYIIRPCISNGNWGGVNSITCNTTISQTMTLEFFFGIPCNGVPTANVTAPFEVCPNKPFEVKLSVPYTGTTFQWEYSTNGTTWKTYTGTVNQVGTFTDQIVVPTWYRCKLTCLATSQTYTTAPFKVNMAPFYYCYCDGSKATAGAGSDIGNVTVTSISNNSTLLTNGTATPFFSNTTATNTYTDLRYTVPPVPMYRDSNYLISVSQITSAATFTAGTAAVYIDYNRNGTFDLWERVLLETTNQNPSTIGLVRDTFKMPDTAQFGLTGMRVIMRSGTTAPDTCASYTDGETEDYLIDIRHIPCTGKPNAGVIKGDTSMCVGYDYLVTDTTYEKDKHGINRSWYVSADNVFWTPITGSASKDTLMRDFMNGQPLFYKMEAICTHTNDTSYTAVHKVNLKPSYKCYCYSQAIGGLNDTSDVGGFKIYNFEVTDGGAHLGNPRAKHKRQDYTDIQPIEMWVDSVYNFHVFHTMPTELHSDAKVTVFVDFDNNHQYDIPEERIYTGFTSVGYHTLLGQVIIPNAAIVDVPTGLRVIVNNNVGPNTPSDEACGTYLSGETEDYMVIFRRPFNVRVDDVNGLSHVRIYPNPANDKVTVMFNAAAVNDNVEVKLLSVTGQLVKSYSYRHDGGRFLQQIDLSGQAKGVYFIEINAGGLKSTQKLILQ; encoded by the coding sequence ATGAATGCAAAAAAATCGGTTCTTACAGCCATCTTCTGTATGGTGCAGATCCTGCTTGCCGTAACTATAGCGCATGCGCAATCTGCCATTTATTCGCAGGCGTTTACAGGCGGTGCCACCGCTACTGCGCAGTGCACAGCGTTTAATACATTCTCCGCGGGCCTGAATCCGGGCATTTACCTATCGGTGAAAATATCTGGTACTTACGATCCCACGGGTATCATTTGCCAGGACCCGGTTATTGCCAATGCAGTAGCAAACGCACTGAAAACAAGCACGAGCTACACGTCACCCATTTGCAATGGTAACGTATGGTCTGTATGTAACAGGGGGTCGTATATGGAATTGTGGTTGAATCCCGGCACACAGTGTAATGGCTCGAACTGCCCTAATCCGGGGTACATCATTCGTCCTTGTATATCCAACGGTAACTGGGGTGGGGTAAACTCCATTACCTGCAATACCACGATATCGCAAACCATGACACTTGAATTCTTTTTCGGCATACCATGTAACGGCGTGCCTACGGCAAACGTAACGGCGCCTTTCGAGGTTTGCCCGAACAAGCCATTCGAGGTAAAGCTGTCGGTGCCTTATACTGGTACTACCTTCCAGTGGGAGTATTCAACAAATGGTACTACCTGGAAAACATACACCGGAACAGTAAACCAGGTTGGTACCTTCACCGACCAGATCGTAGTGCCTACATGGTACCGTTGTAAGCTCACCTGCCTGGCAACTAGTCAAACCTATACTACTGCGCCATTCAAAGTAAACATGGCTCCTTTTTACTACTGCTATTGCGATGGCTCTAAAGCAACCGCTGGGGCAGGTTCAGATATCGGCAACGTCACAGTTACTTCGATTTCCAACAACAGCACTTTGCTGACCAACGGAACGGCAACGCCTTTCTTCAGCAATACAACTGCCACCAATACATACACAGACCTGCGCTATACGGTGCCGCCTGTGCCTATGTACCGCGACAGCAATTACCTGATCTCCGTTTCACAAATAACATCGGCGGCAACCTTTACTGCAGGCACTGCTGCGGTGTATATAGACTACAACCGCAACGGTACATTCGATCTGTGGGAGCGCGTACTGCTTGAAACCACGAACCAGAATCCTTCAACTATCGGCCTGGTGCGTGACACGTTCAAGATGCCTGATACAGCGCAATTTGGCCTGACAGGTATGCGTGTGATCATGCGCAGCGGTACTACAGCACCAGATACCTGTGCCTCTTATACCGATGGTGAAACTGAGGATTACCTCATTGATATCAGGCACATCCCTTGCACCGGCAAACCCAATGCAGGTGTTATCAAAGGCGACACGTCTATGTGCGTGGGCTATGATTATTTAGTAACCGATACTACGTATGAAAAAGATAAACACGGCATTAATAGATCATGGTATGTATCGGCAGATAATGTATTCTGGACGCCTATTACCGGCAGCGCAAGCAAAGACACGCTGATGCGCGATTTCATGAACGGTCAACCTCTTTTCTATAAGATGGAAGCCATCTGCACGCATACTAACGATACATCGTATACGGCGGTACACAAAGTGAATCTGAAACCAAGCTATAAATGCTATTGCTACAGCCAGGCGATAGGTGGCTTAAATGACACCAGCGATGTTGGCGGTTTCAAGATCTACAACTTCGAGGTAACCGACGGTGGTGCCCACCTGGGCAACCCACGCGCTAAACACAAACGCCAGGACTATACCGATATACAGCCTATAGAAATGTGGGTAGACAGTGTATACAATTTCCATGTGTTCCATACAATGCCTACAGAGCTGCATAGCGATGCTAAGGTGACCGTCTTTGTCGATTTCGATAATAACCACCAGTACGATATACCGGAAGAAAGGATCTATACCGGCTTCACCAGTGTGGGTTACCATACCCTGCTGGGCCAGGTGATCATTCCTAATGCTGCTATTGTTGACGTGCCTACCGGCCTGCGCGTTATTGTAAATAACAACGTAGGTCCTAATACACCATCTGACGAGGCCTGCGGTACTTACCTGTCGGGCGAGACCGAGGATTATATGGTGATTTTCCGCCGTCCGTTCAATGTGCGTGTTGACGATGTGAACGGGTTGTCGCATGTGCGCATCTACCCGAACCCTGCCAACGATAAGGTAACCGTTATGTTCAATGCAGCGGCCGTGAATGATAACGTAGAAGTAAAATTACTGTCGGTTACCGGCCAGCTTGTAAAGAGCTATTCCTACCGTCACGACGGTGGCCGTTTCCTGCAGCAAATAGACCTTTCGGGGCAGGCAAAAGGCGTTTATTTCATCGAGATCAACGCTGGCGGACTGAAGTCTACGCAAAAGCTCATATTACAATAA
- a CDS encoding GEVED domain-containing protein, giving the protein MKKLLLSFLPLLILSTMALAQTPQYFNNAGTGGNSIPFGGGTWADQRCQFLYTAGEFGAPPIGFITKVYFRASGSYPSSTYTNLSIDLGQNTLTSLPGTTWVPGMTNVFNSASYVTPATVAGTWVEYPLQTPFFFDPTLTLIVDTKQPATTGGYAIYTSSATGTRRQYAASAAGAPGGSSATRYDFGFDITPGFPCNGVPTTNLTAPSQVCPTKPFSVNFTSFYTGVTRQWQTSTNGTTWTNFTGTVNPVTGFLSDAITVPTWYRCIITCTATSQTFTTAPKFVDIAAFYFCYCDGSKATGGTGIDVGNVTVTTYPTNQTLISSGNPNPFLSNANASKSYSNFRDTVPAIPMYHDSSYFLQIQQTSSATTFSAASAAIFIDYNRNGTFDSWERVLQENTSQSLPYPGMVIDTFTVPDTAGYGLTGMRVILRQGTTVPDTCASYAEGETEDYLVDIRYRPCDGKPVTGKIEGDTSMCVGYDYILTDTTYQTKKHGLSRLWQHSADAINWVDIAGSAGKDTLMRLFTNGQPLYYRLRMTCSHTEDTAYSVVHKVNLKPTYKCYCFSQSLGGAGDSSDVGGFGIYQFATNDGGAHLGNLRAVRKRQDFTDMQPVEMWVDSIYQFHVFHTMPSEIHSDAKITVFADFNNNHQYDIPTERIFTGFTSVGYHTLLGNVVIPNAAIADVPTGLRVIVNNNVGPNTASDEACGTYKSGETEDYMVIFRRPFNVGVNNTTADLRTLHVYPNPSNGRFSIDFYSDNTIKEVKVRILTVTGQQVLNEVYSHNGGRFSKELNMESQAKGVYFVEIDADGIKAQQRIVLR; this is encoded by the coding sequence ATGAAGAAACTGCTACTTAGTTTTCTGCCGTTACTGATATTGTCAACAATGGCGCTGGCTCAAACGCCACAATATTTTAATAATGCCGGCACGGGAGGAAACTCCATTCCTTTTGGTGGTGGTACCTGGGCCGATCAAAGGTGCCAGTTCCTGTACACAGCCGGTGAGTTTGGTGCACCGCCAATAGGATTTATAACGAAGGTATATTTCCGCGCTTCGGGCTCCTACCCAAGCAGTACGTATACCAATCTTAGCATAGACCTGGGACAGAATACCTTAACGTCGTTACCGGGTACTACATGGGTGCCAGGCATGACGAATGTGTTCAATTCTGCAAGCTATGTTACTCCTGCAACCGTTGCCGGTACATGGGTAGAGTATCCGTTACAAACACCGTTTTTCTTTGACCCGACTTTGACCCTTATTGTTGATACCAAACAACCAGCTACCACTGGTGGTTACGCCATATACACCTCGAGCGCAACTGGAACCCGCAGGCAATACGCGGCTTCCGCGGCAGGCGCTCCGGGCGGTTCAAGTGCAACGCGCTACGATTTCGGTTTTGATATTACGCCCGGCTTCCCTTGCAACGGTGTACCTACTACAAATTTGACTGCACCCAGCCAGGTATGTCCTACCAAACCATTCTCCGTAAACTTTACTTCGTTTTATACAGGTGTGACCCGTCAATGGCAGACGTCGACCAACGGTACCACATGGACCAATTTTACTGGTACCGTTAACCCGGTAACGGGCTTTTTGTCAGATGCCATCACGGTGCCTACATGGTATCGTTGCATCATTACCTGCACGGCGACATCCCAAACGTTTACTACTGCGCCTAAATTTGTTGATATCGCGGCATTCTACTTTTGCTATTGCGACGGTTCTAAAGCTACAGGCGGCACAGGTATTGATGTCGGCAACGTAACGGTGACCACATATCCAACAAACCAGACATTAATAAGTAGCGGCAACCCTAACCCTTTCCTGAGTAATGCGAATGCAAGCAAATCCTACTCAAACTTCCGCGATACAGTGCCAGCTATCCCGATGTATCATGATAGCTCATACTTCCTGCAAATACAGCAGACGAGTTCTGCAACGACATTCAGCGCTGCTTCCGCTGCTATATTTATAGACTACAACCGCAACGGAACATTCGATTCGTGGGAGCGCGTGCTGCAGGAAAATACAAGCCAGTCGCTACCTTATCCCGGTATGGTAATAGATACATTTACTGTACCTGACACAGCGGGTTATGGTCTGACCGGCATGCGTGTGATATTGCGCCAGGGCACAACGGTGCCTGATACCTGCGCATCATATGCTGAAGGCGAAACAGAGGATTACCTTGTGGACATTCGCTACCGCCCTTGCGACGGCAAACCTGTTACCGGCAAGATAGAAGGTGACACTTCGATGTGTGTAGGCTATGACTATATTCTTACAGATACTACCTATCAAACTAAAAAACATGGTCTTTCGCGCTTATGGCAGCACTCGGCTGATGCCATTAATTGGGTAGATATAGCGGGATCGGCGGGCAAAGACACGCTGATGCGCCTTTTCACCAACGGCCAGCCTTTATATTACAGGTTGCGTATGACCTGCTCACACACCGAGGATACTGCATACTCTGTAGTTCACAAAGTGAATCTGAAACCGACTTATAAATGTTACTGCTTCAGTCAATCGCTCGGTGGAGCAGGCGACAGCAGCGATGTCGGTGGTTTCGGCATTTACCAGTTTGCTACAAACGATGGCGGTGCCCACCTGGGTAACCTGCGCGCAGTGCGCAAACGGCAGGATTTTACTGATATGCAGCCGGTTGAAATGTGGGTGGACAGCATTTACCAGTTCCATGTATTCCATACTATGCCAAGCGAGATCCACAGCGACGCGAAGATCACCGTGTTTGCCGACTTCAATAATAACCACCAGTATGACATACCTACTGAACGCATATTCACAGGTTTTACCAGCGTAGGTTATCATACACTTCTTGGTAACGTAGTGATACCCAATGCGGCAATAGCAGATGTACCAACCGGCCTCCGCGTTATCGTCAATAATAATGTTGGACCTAATACTGCCTCAGATGAAGCGTGCGGTACCTATAAGTCAGGTGAAACAGAAGACTATATGGTGATCTTCCGCCGCCCGTTCAATGTTGGTGTAAACAACACCACCGCAGATCTTCGCACACTGCATGTATATCCTAACCCAAGCAACGGCAGGTTCAGCATAGACTTCTATAGTGATAATACCATTAAAGAAGTGAAGGTGCGTATTTTGACAGTTACGGGCCAGCAGGTGCTGAATGAAGTATACAGCCACAACGGCGGTCGTTTCAGCAAAGAGCTGAATATGGAAAGCCAGGCCAAAGGAGTTTACTTTGTTGAGATCGATGCTGATGGAATTAAGGCGCAACAGCGAATCGTGCTGCGATAA